One window of Medicago truncatula cultivar Jemalong A17 chromosome 2, MtrunA17r5.0-ANR, whole genome shotgun sequence genomic DNA carries:
- the LOC11427148 gene encoding putative F-box/FBD/LRR-repeat protein At1g78840 has product MWETGFPGSRRILKKLRPSMPDSARQDKDNNEAVEGEDMFDDIPDCVVRHILSFMETKDAVRTCVLSKRWTCLWTSVPSLNFNSKSFSRLADFRKFVLWVLFRRDSSAVKVLTYCRAGVDYATDQNLFNKVIDHATSRGVEEIRVNLRAKVHGSPPVDIPLSLLKCESLKRLELKDCHPMKVTWPLACVPEIKLLRLEHFTMDHARLDFSKSFATLGNLFGFATLTTLNLSNLILCCTGNESLNPIGSCVNLKNLYLREVCFKSELVPNDFMISAPQLNNLTLMCNRFKCKLVIDAPQLINFSYLYSSPCAFFEFSIPSANNLTIDIREPNNNLEESHQKTREKTCHGLINMSRECHDAELSFSTTMVSCGTAVMPKEECSTKEECSTLRKLKSLNLSVGSTYKIFISDLDHITAYFRRCSQHEDFEIMPV; this is encoded by the exons ATGTGGGAAACTGGTTTTCCAGGATCTCGTCGTATCTTGAAGAAGTTAAGACCATCAATGCCGGATTCGGCGCGTCAGGATAAAGATAATAATGAAGCGGTGGAAGGAGAGGACATGTTTGACGATATACCTGATTGTGTAGTGCGTCATATTTTGTCGTTTATGGAAACAAAGGATGCTGTTCGGACTTGTGTTTTGTCGAAAAGGTGGACATGTCTTTGGACTTCAGTTCCAAGCCTAAATTTCAACAGCAAATCTTTCTCCCGGTTGGCTGATTTCAGGAAATTTGTTCTGTGGGTTCTTTTCCGTCGAGATTCATCTGCTGTGAAAGTTCTTACCTACTGCCGTGCAGGAGTAGATTATGCTACTGATCAAAACCTATTTAATAAGGTCATTGATCACGCAACGTCACGTGGCGTTGAAGAAATCAGAGTCAATCTTCGTGCGAAAGTCCATGGCAGCCCGCCCGTTGACATCCCTTTGTCGTTGTTGAAATGTGAATCCTTGAAAAGGCTTGAGTTGAAAGATTGTCATCCTATGAAAGTCACATGGCCTTTAGCTTGCGTACCGGAGATAAAGTTGTTGCGTTTGGAACATTTTACTATGGATCATGCTAGACttgatttttcaaaatcatttgcGACTTTAGGAAATCTTTTTGGCTTTGCAACATTGACAACTTTGAATCTCAGCAACTTGATTCTGTGTTGTACAGGAAATGAATCTCTGAATCCAATTGGGAGCTGTGTCAATTTAAAGAATCTGTACTTGAGGGAAGTCTGTTTTAAGTCAGAATTGGTCCCGAATGATTTCATGATATCTGCTCCTCAACTTAATAACTTGACTCTAATGTGCAACCGTTTTAAATGTAAACTTGTAATTGATGCACCACAGCTTATCAATTTCAGCTACTTATATTCTTCTCCGTGTGCCTTCTTTGAGTTTAGTATTCCTTCTGCGAACAACTTGACCATCGATATCCGTGAACCAAATAATAACTTGGAAGAATCTCATCAGAAGACGAGAGAAAAGACTTGTCATGGTTTGATCAATATGTCTCGGGAATGTCATGATGCTGAACTATCCTTCTCTACAACTAtg GTTTCGTGTGGGACTGCTGTCATGCCAAAGGAAGAATGTTCAACAAAGGAAGAATGTTcaactttgagaaaattgaaGTCACTGAACTTAAGCGTCGGATCAACATACAAAATCTTCATTAGCGATCTTGACCATATAACTGCATATTTCCGCCGTTGCTCTCAGCATGAAGATTTTGAGATTATGCCTGTCTAG
- the LOC11432940 gene encoding protein indeterminate-domain 11: MSNLTSASGEASANSSGNRTHEVDAKFSQQYFASSQTQTHDETPAKKRRNLPGNPDPQAEVIALSPKTLMATNRFICEICNKGFQRDQNLQLHKRGHNLPWKLKQRTSNEIRKKVYVCPEPTCVHHDPSRALGDLTGIKKHFCRKHGEKKWKCDKCSKKYAVQSDWKAHSKTCGTREYRCDCGTLFSRRDSFITHRAFCDALAEESSRTVIPQPTQPNSHHNMNNLQTQDIQGFTLKKEHQSFNMLRPEQEVQIPSWLCQSSIDLSSNYSSLDQDLHLYENPNPRNGPTSTLPSYQPSSAASPHMSATALLQKAAQMGATSSCSSQSMMSGTHQQGHVSIVDSATNNMINSNGNFSLNLSSCEDQMINNSFSSSGFHGTSFEDTFAGNILHSNQDHNINHDGDNDIPKTTTNDDDVAAGGNNAFTRDFLGLKPLSDSDILTIAGMGSCMNPSNSNHQENHSQKPWEGN, translated from the exons ATGTCTAATTTGACTTCTGCATCTGGTGAAGCTAGTGCTAATTCTTCAGGAAACAGAACTCATGAAGTTGATGCCAAATTCTCTCAGCAATACTTTGcttcatcacaaactcaaactcatgatgaaactccagctaagaaAAGAAGAAACCTTCCTGGCAATCCAG ACCCACAAGCTGAAGTTATAGCCTTATCGCCAAAAACACTGATGGCAACAAATAGATTCATTTGTGAGATCTGTAACAAAGGATTTCAAAGAGATCAGAATCTTCAACTTCATAAAAGAGGACACAATTTGCCATGGAAGTTGAAGCAAAGAACAAGCAATGAGATAAGGAAGAAAGTTTATGTGTGTCCAGAACCAACTTGTGTGCACCATGACCCATCAAGAGCCTTGGGGGACCTAACTGGTATCAAGAAGCACTTCTGCAGAAAGCACGGTGAGAAGAAGTGGAAATGTGACAAGTGCTCTAAGAAGTATGCAGTTCAATCAGACTGGAAAGCTCACTCCAAAACCTGTGGCACAAGAGAATACAGATGTGACTGTGGAACCCTCTTCTCAAG GAGGGACAGTTTCATAACTCACAGAGCCTTCTGTGATGCATTAGCTGAGGAGAGTTCAAGAACCGTAATTCCTCAACCTACACAGCCAAATTCTCATCACAACATGAACAATCTCCAAACTCAAGATATCCAAGGCTTCACATTGAAGAAAGAGCATCAAAGTTTCAACATGTTAAGGCCAGAACAAGAAGTACAAATACCCTCTTGGCTTTGTCAATCATCCATTGATCTCTCTTCAAACTATTCAAGTTTGGATCAAGATCTACACCTTTATGAAAACCCTAACCCTAGAAATGGTCCTACTTCTACACTTCCATCCTACCAACCATCATCTGCAGCTTCACCTCACATGTCAGCTACAGCATTGTTACAGAAAGCAGCTCAGATGGGTGCAACCAGCTCATGCTCATCACAGTCCATGATGAGTGGGACCCACCAACAGGGTCACGTGTCTATTGTTGACTCTGCCACCAACAACATGATAAACTCAAATGGTAATTTTAGTTTGAATTTGTCCTCATGTGAAGACCAAATGATAAACaactctttctcttcttctggATTTCATGGAACTTCTTTTGAGGATACTTTTGCTGGAAATATTCTTCATTCAAATCAAGATCATAATATCAATCATGATGGTGATAATGATATTCCAAAAACAACCACCAATGATGACGATGTTGCCGCTGGAGGAAACAATGCATTTACAAGAGATTTCTTAGGTCTTAAACCACTCTCTGATAGTGATATCCTCACCATTGCTGGTATGGGAAGTTGCATGAACCCTTCCAACTCCAATCATCAAGAAAACCATTCCCAAAAACCATGGGAAGGTAATTAG